ACCTTTCCAGCGAGCAGCAGTTGGCTACCCGGTGTTTGACTCGACCAAAGCACTTCTTCGGTTGTATGACGGCTGATCTGGGCGTGCTCTCGAAAGTATAATTTCTGTTCATCTTCAAGCAGGTTCAACGGGAGTTCATCCCAGGGCAGATTCAGCGTGTAAATGTCGCTTTGGGCAACCATGTCAGTTCACCTGGAATTCAATAGTCTTGTGCTTAAGTAGGGCAATCGCCTGCTATTGAACGCTGAGCAAGATAATTCGATCGAGGGCAGTACGATAGCGTTCTGAATTGCCAATCTGTTGATAAAACTTGGCGGCTTGTTTGAAGTCTGAGATGGCAGACTTGGTGTTACCGAGTTTGACTTGAAGCTCACCGCGATCGTAGAACGCCGCTCCAATATTGCCCCAACCCTGATTAAGTGTGATCGCTTCAGTGAGATCTTCAAGGGCCTGCTGCTGCTTGAGGATGGCATAAACCCTGGCTCGGTTACTGTACGCCAGTGAGGACGGCTGAAGCTGAATGGAGCGGGTGTAGTCACTTTTCGCGCCCTGGTAATCTCCTAGAGAGCTTCTAGCGGCACCTCGATTTGAGTAGAGAAGCGCATTGTTGGGATATCGGCGAATCCCCTCGTTCAAGATCGTCAACATTTTCTGATAGTTGCCTTGTCTGAACTGAAGATTTCTTGCCAGAGTGTAGTGCCCAATTTGTTGACGTTGTTGAGCCACAAGTCCTCGCCGTCCTGGCAGATTGTTGATGGCAGCAGCGGGGATGGCAAAGTTGAGATTGGTGCCCGGATTGCCGCCTCAAACAATTCCAATGACTTGACCATCCTCATTCAACAGAGGTCCACCAGAACTTCCAAAGCTCGCAGTTGCGGTAAA
Above is a window of Trichocoleus sp. FACHB-46 DNA encoding:
- a CDS encoding tetratricopeptide repeat protein → MAQQRQQIGHYTLARNLQFRQGNYQKMLTILNEGIRRYPNNALLYSNRGAARSSLGDYQGAKSDYTRSIQLQPSSLAYSNRARVYAILKQQQALEDLTEAITLNQGWGNIGAAFYDRGELQVKLGNTKSAISDFKQAAKFYQQIGNSERYRTALDRIILLSVQ